One window of Kosakonia cowanii JCM 10956 = DSM 18146 genomic DNA carries:
- a CDS encoding right-handed parallel beta-helix repeat-containing protein, whose product MNYKIPLALAICSSLICAPTLAEPAPAWKAITFGQSTDLNFSSNVLAGKIGVNDVTIAGKKLTPETIADLSKPITLESRGGKIANSHDGLTFFYTKLPVGTNFTLQANVTVDQFGPENGAKPAAQEGAGLLVRDVIGPARQQPLQEGYEEFPAASNMVMNAIMTQDKKDNFRVKMQAISREGITQPWGNAGAAIVKTSYQEEVDLRKTPTFRLKLERTDNGFISSWAPAGSEQWVSQQIPRADLIAVQDKAFYYVGFFASRNAKITVTNASLTTSEAHTVASAPWQPPVLPVVVQIASPAQSGSEKYQLQARANYDGSFSVRENEVVIGNEKPVKAGEMYTLPTRLKQNTTFALTFTPKAGGEAVVQQIKVEKVDPVALTLHVAPQGTAEGSGTAAAPLDIATAIRLLPPGGKIVLQAGDYPYTEIPLTASGLLKQRKTLEAEGKVVIHGLLLDASYWRIKGIEVTEKSLRIQGSHNLIEKVVAWRNDDTGIQISSPEKIGRALWASDNRVVDSESWGNEDAGKINADGFAVKMRVGEGNRLIRCYAHDNIDDGFDLFNKIEDGANGVVVIENSIARNNTSNGFKLGGEGQPVAHQIRNSKAVGNHLDGFTDNFNPGRLLVENNIAADNQRFNFIFRPSPYGDASTQGVFRGNKSVRSAPGRYDDAVIGNIDNTNYFIRQGKSVNSEGKELESAAVEAALK is encoded by the coding sequence ATGAATTATAAAATACCTCTGGCCCTCGCGATATGCAGTTCCCTTATCTGCGCCCCAACCTTAGCTGAACCCGCACCAGCGTGGAAAGCTATTACCTTCGGCCAGTCGACCGATCTCAATTTCTCATCAAACGTGCTTGCCGGAAAGATTGGCGTCAATGATGTGACTATCGCGGGTAAGAAGCTCACACCCGAAACAATTGCCGATCTGTCGAAGCCCATCACCCTGGAGAGCCGCGGCGGTAAAATTGCCAACTCCCATGATGGCCTCACCTTCTTCTATACAAAGCTGCCGGTCGGCACAAACTTTACGCTGCAAGCGAACGTCACCGTCGATCAGTTTGGCCCGGAAAATGGCGCAAAGCCTGCGGCACAAGAGGGCGCGGGCTTATTGGTGCGCGATGTGATCGGCCCCGCGCGCCAGCAGCCATTGCAGGAGGGGTATGAAGAGTTTCCGGCCGCCTCCAATATGGTGATGAATGCCATTATGACGCAGGACAAAAAGGATAATTTCCGCGTCAAAATGCAGGCCATCAGCCGGGAGGGCATCACGCAGCCGTGGGGCAACGCCGGCGCAGCGATTGTCAAAACCAGCTATCAGGAAGAGGTCGATCTACGTAAGACACCGACTTTCCGGCTTAAGCTCGAGCGCACTGATAACGGTTTTATCAGCAGCTGGGCACCTGCCGGGAGCGAGCAATGGGTTAGCCAGCAGATCCCACGCGCCGATCTCATTGCGGTACAGGACAAAGCATTTTATTACGTTGGTTTCTTCGCCTCGCGTAATGCGAAAATCACCGTGACCAACGCCTCGTTAACCACCTCTGAAGCTCACACGGTTGCTTCTGCGCCCTGGCAGCCACCCGTGTTACCGGTGGTAGTGCAAATCGCTTCGCCTGCACAAAGCGGCAGTGAGAAATACCAGCTCCAGGCGCGAGCCAACTACGATGGCAGCTTCAGCGTGCGGGAGAATGAAGTAGTGATCGGTAATGAGAAACCGGTAAAAGCGGGCGAGATGTACACCCTGCCGACACGGCTGAAACAAAACACCACTTTTGCGCTCACCTTTACCCCAAAAGCGGGAGGGGAAGCCGTAGTTCAACAGATCAAGGTTGAGAAGGTCGACCCGGTGGCACTGACGCTGCATGTTGCGCCGCAGGGTACGGCAGAAGGTTCCGGCACCGCCGCCGCACCGCTGGATATCGCCACGGCAATCCGCTTGCTGCCGCCGGGCGGCAAAATCGTGTTGCAGGCGGGTGATTACCCCTATACCGAAATCCCGCTGACGGCGAGCGGCCTGCTCAAACAGCGCAAAACGCTGGAAGCAGAAGGCAAAGTGGTGATCCATGGCCTGCTGCTTGATGCCAGCTACTGGCGTATCAAAGGGATTGAGGTGACGGAGAAGAGCCTGCGCATCCAGGGCAGCCATAACCTGATTGAAAAGGTCGTTGCCTGGCGTAACGACGACACCGGCATTCAGATCTCCTCCCCGGAGAAGATTGGCCGCGCGCTGTGGGCCAGCGATAACAGGGTGGTCGATTCAGAGTCCTGGGGCAATGAAGATGCGGGCAAGATTAACGCCGACGGCTTCGCGGTAAAAATGCGCGTAGGGGAGGGGAACCGGCTGATCCGCTGCTACGCCCATGACAATATCGATGACGGTTTTGACCTGTTTAACAAGATAGAAGATGGCGCCAATGGGGTAGTGGTGATCGAGAATTCAATTGCTCGCAATAATACCAGTAACGGCTTTAAGCTCGGCGGGGAAGGGCAGCCGGTGGCGCATCAGATCCGTAACAGCAAAGCGGTGGGTAACCATCTGGATGGGTTTACCGATAATTTCAATCCCGGCAGGCTGCTGGTGGAGAACAACATTGCGGCTGATAACCAGCGCTTCAATTTTATCTTCCGACCCAGCCCGTATGGCGACGCTTCAACGCAGGGCGTGTTTCGCGGCAACAAATCGGTGCGCAGCGCGCCGGGTCGCTATGACGATGCGGTGATCGGGAATATTGATAACACCAACTACTTTATCAGGCAGGGAAAAAGCGTGAACAGCGAAGGGAAGGAGCTGGAGAGCGCGGCGGTGGAGGCGGCGCTGAAGTGA
- the atpF gene encoding F0F1 ATP synthase subunit B: protein MNLNATILGQAIAFVLFVLFCMKYVWPPLIAAIEKRQKEIADGLASAERAKKDLDLAQANATDQLKKAKAEAQVIIEQANKRRAQILDEAKAEAEQERNKIVAQAQAEIDAERKRAREELRKQVALLAVAGAEKIIERSVDEAANSDIVNKLVAEL, encoded by the coding sequence GTGAATCTAAACGCAACAATCCTCGGCCAGGCCATCGCGTTTGTCCTGTTCGTTCTGTTCTGCATGAAGTATGTATGGCCGCCGTTGATTGCTGCCATCGAAAAACGTCAGAAAGAGATTGCTGACGGTCTCGCTTCCGCAGAACGGGCCAAAAAGGACCTGGATCTTGCACAGGCCAATGCGACCGACCAGCTGAAAAAAGCGAAAGCTGAAGCTCAGGTTATCATTGAACAGGCGAACAAACGCCGTGCTCAGATCCTGGACGAAGCGAAAGCTGAAGCCGAGCAGGAACGTAACAAAATCGTGGCGCAGGCGCAGGCGGAAATTGACGCCGAACGTAAACGCGCTCGCGAAGAGCTGCGTAAACAAGTGGCTCTGCTGGCTGTTGCTGGCGCCGAGAAGATCATCGAGCGTTCCGTGGATGAAGCTGCTAACAGCGACATCGTGAATAAACTGGTCGCTGAACTGTAA
- the atpD gene encoding F0F1 ATP synthase subunit beta, whose product MATGKIVQVIGAVVDVEFPQDAVPRVYDALEVQNGNETLVLEVQQQLGGGIVRTIAMGSSDGLRRGLQVTDLQHPIEVPVGKATLGRIMNVLGQPIDMKGDIGEEDRWAIHRSAPSYEELSSSQELLETGIKVIDLMCPFAKGGKVGLFGGAGVGKTVNMMELIRNIAIEHSGYSVFAGVGERTREGNDFYHEMTDSNVLDKVSLVYGQMNEPPGNRLRVALTGLTMAEKFRDEGRDVLLFVDNIYRYTLAGTEVSALLGRMPSAVGYQPTLAEEMGVLQERITSTKTGSITSVQAVYVPADDLTDPSPATTFAHLDATVVLSRQIASLGIYPAVDPLDSTSRQLDPLVVGQEHYDTARGVQSLLQRYQELKDIIAILGMDELSEEDKLVVARARKIQRFLSQPFFVAEVFTGSPGKYVSLKDTIRGFKGIMEGEYDHLPEQAFYMVGSIDEAVEKAKKL is encoded by the coding sequence ATGGCTACTGGAAAAATTGTCCAGGTAATCGGCGCCGTGGTTGACGTCGAATTCCCTCAGGATGCCGTACCGCGCGTGTACGATGCTCTTGAGGTTCAGAATGGTAACGAGACGCTGGTGCTGGAAGTTCAGCAGCAGCTCGGCGGCGGTATCGTACGTACCATCGCCATGGGTTCTTCCGACGGTCTGCGTCGTGGTCTGCAAGTAACAGACCTCCAGCACCCGATCGAAGTCCCGGTAGGTAAAGCAACACTGGGTCGTATCATGAACGTGCTCGGTCAGCCGATCGACATGAAAGGCGACATCGGTGAAGAAGATCGTTGGGCTATCCACCGTTCTGCGCCGTCCTATGAAGAGCTCTCCAGCTCTCAGGAACTGCTGGAAACCGGCATCAAAGTAATCGACCTGATGTGTCCGTTCGCCAAGGGCGGTAAAGTCGGTCTGTTCGGCGGTGCGGGTGTAGGTAAAACCGTAAACATGATGGAGCTGATCCGTAACATCGCGATCGAGCACTCCGGTTACTCTGTGTTTGCGGGCGTGGGTGAACGTACTCGTGAGGGTAACGACTTCTACCACGAAATGACCGACTCCAACGTACTGGACAAAGTATCCCTGGTGTACGGCCAGATGAACGAGCCGCCGGGAAACCGTCTGCGCGTTGCACTGACCGGCCTGACCATGGCTGAGAAGTTCCGTGACGAAGGTCGTGACGTTCTGCTGTTCGTCGACAACATCTACCGTTATACCCTCGCCGGTACTGAAGTATCCGCACTGCTGGGCCGTATGCCTTCAGCGGTAGGTTACCAGCCGACGCTGGCGGAAGAGATGGGTGTTCTGCAGGAACGTATCACCTCTACCAAAACCGGTTCTATCACCTCCGTTCAGGCGGTATACGTACCAGCGGATGACTTGACTGACCCGTCTCCGGCAACCACCTTTGCGCACCTTGACGCAACCGTGGTACTGAGCCGTCAGATCGCTTCTCTGGGTATCTACCCAGCCGTTGACCCGCTGGATTCCACCAGCCGTCAGCTGGATCCGCTGGTAGTTGGCCAGGAGCACTACGACACCGCGCGTGGCGTACAGTCTCTGCTGCAGCGTTATCAGGAACTGAAAGACATCATCGCCATCCTCGGTATGGATGAGCTGTCTGAAGAAGACAAACTGGTGGTTGCTCGCGCTCGTAAGATCCAGCGCTTCCTCTCCCAGCCGTTCTTCGTTGCGGAAGTATTCACCGGTTCTCCGGGTAAATACGTCTCCCTGAAAGACACCATCCGTGGCTTTAAAGGCATCATGGAAGGCGAATACGATCACCTGCCGGAGCAGGCGTTCTACATGGTCGGTTCCATCGACGAAGCCGTGGAAAAAGCCAAAAAACTTTAA
- the atpE gene encoding F0F1 ATP synthase subunit C, protein MENLNMDLLYLAAAVMMGLAAIGAAIGIGILGGKFLEGAARQPDLIPLLRTQFFIVMGLVDAIPMIAVGLGLYVMFAVA, encoded by the coding sequence ATGGAAAACCTGAATATGGATCTGCTGTACTTGGCTGCCGCTGTGATGATGGGTCTGGCGGCGATCGGTGCTGCGATCGGTATCGGCATCCTCGGGGGTAAATTCCTGGAAGGCGCTGCGCGTCAGCCGGATCTGATTCCTCTGCTGCGTACTCAGTTCTTTATCGTTATGGGTCTGGTGGATGCAATCCCGATGATCGCTGTGGGTCTGGGTCTGTACGTGATGTTTGCTGTCGCGTAG
- the atpG gene encoding F0F1 ATP synthase subunit gamma, giving the protein MAGAKEIRSKIASVQNTQKITKAMEMVAASKMRKSQDRMASSRPYADTMRKVIGHLANGNLEYKHPYLEERDVKRVGYLVVSTDRGLCGGLNINLFKKVLADMKAWSDKGVQSELAMIGSKGVSFFNSVGANVVAQVTGMGDNPSLSELIGPVKVMLQAYDEGRLDKLYIVSNKFINTMSQVPTITQLLPLPAAEDEELKHKSWDYLYEPDPKALLDTLLRRYVESQVYQGVVENLASEQAARMVAMKAATDNGGSLIKELQLVYNKARQASITQELTEIVGGASAV; this is encoded by the coding sequence ATGGCCGGCGCAAAAGAGATACGTAGTAAGATCGCAAGCGTCCAGAACACGCAAAAGATCACTAAAGCGATGGAGATGGTCGCCGCTTCCAAAATGCGTAAATCGCAGGATCGCATGGCGTCCAGCCGTCCTTATGCAGATACCATGCGCAAAGTGATTGGTCACCTTGCGAACGGTAATCTGGAATATAAGCACCCCTACCTGGAAGAGCGCGACGTAAAACGCGTGGGCTACCTGGTAGTGTCGACCGACCGTGGTCTGTGCGGTGGCTTGAACATTAACCTGTTCAAAAAAGTGCTGGCGGATATGAAAGCATGGTCCGATAAAGGCGTTCAGAGCGAACTCGCGATGATCGGCTCTAAAGGCGTCTCTTTCTTCAATTCCGTTGGTGCCAACGTGGTAGCTCAGGTGACCGGTATGGGTGATAACCCGTCCCTGTCTGAACTGATCGGCCCGGTGAAAGTCATGCTGCAGGCTTACGACGAAGGTCGTCTGGATAAGCTTTATATTGTTAGCAATAAATTTATCAACACCATGTCTCAGGTTCCGACCATCACTCAGCTGCTGCCGTTACCGGCTGCAGAAGATGAAGAGTTGAAGCATAAATCCTGGGATTACCTGTATGAACCCGATCCAAAAGCGCTGCTGGATACGCTCCTGCGCCGTTATGTTGAATCTCAGGTTTATCAGGGTGTTGTTGAAAACCTGGCCAGCGAGCAGGCCGCACGTATGGTGGCGATGAAAGCCGCGACCGACAATGGCGGCAGCCTGATTAAAGAGCTGCAGTTGGTATACAACAAAGCTCGTCAGGCCAGCATTACTCAGGAACTCACCGAGATCGTCGGTGGTGCATCCGCGGTATAA
- the atpH gene encoding F0F1 ATP synthase subunit delta, giving the protein MSEFVTVARPYAKAAFDFAVETQSVDRWQDMLAFAAEVTKNEQMAELLSGAIAPETLADSFIAVCGEQLDEKGQNLIRVMAENGRLKVLPDVLEQFIQLRAASEAIAEVEVTSASALSEEQLAKISTAMEKRLSRKVKLNCNIDKSVMAGVIIRAGDMVIDGSVRGRLERLADVLQS; this is encoded by the coding sequence ATGTCTGAATTTGTAACGGTAGCTCGCCCCTACGCCAAAGCAGCTTTTGACTTTGCCGTCGAAACCCAAAGCGTTGACCGCTGGCAGGATATGCTGGCGTTCGCCGCCGAGGTGACGAAAAACGAACAAATGGCCGAGCTGCTCTCTGGTGCGATTGCACCGGAAACGCTCGCCGACTCGTTTATCGCCGTATGTGGTGAGCAACTGGACGAAAAAGGCCAAAACCTGATTCGTGTGATGGCCGAAAATGGTCGTCTTAAGGTGCTCCCTGATGTTCTTGAGCAGTTCATTCAATTGCGCGCGGCCAGCGAGGCTATCGCCGAAGTCGAAGTGACTTCCGCCTCCGCACTGAGTGAAGAACAGCTTGCGAAAATCAGCACAGCGATGGAAAAACGTCTGTCACGTAAAGTGAAGCTGAATTGCAATATCGATAAGTCTGTAATGGCAGGCGTAATCATCCGAGCGGGTGATATGGTCATTGATGGCAGCGTACGCGGCCGTCTTGAGCGCCTTGCAGACGTCTTGCAGTCTTAA
- the glmU gene encoding bifunctional UDP-N-acetylglucosamine diphosphorylase/glucosamine-1-phosphate N-acetyltransferase GlmU, which translates to MLNSKMSVVILAAGKGTRMYSDLPKVLHTLAGKAMVQHVIDAATKLGADHVHLVYGHGGELLKQRLVDDKLNWVLQAEQLGTGHAMQQAAPFFADDEDILMLYGDVPLISVETLERLREAKPQGGIGLLTVKLDDPTGYGRITRENGVVTGIVEQKDATEAQRQINEINTGILIANGADLKRWLAKLTNNNAQGEYYITDIISLAYHEGREIAAVHPQRLSEVEGVNNRLQLSRLERAYQAEQAEKLLLAGVMLRDPARFDLRGTLSHGRDIEIDTNVIIEGNVTLGNRVKIGAGVILKNCVIGDDCEISPYSVVEDARLDVECTIGPFARLRPGAELLAGAHVGNFVEMKKARLGKGSKAGHLTYLGDAEIGDNVNVGAGVITCNYDGANKFKTIIGDDVFVGSDTQLVAPVTVAKGATIAAGTTVTRDIAENELVLSRVPQVHKQGWQRPVKKK; encoded by the coding sequence ATGTTGAACTCAAAAATGAGCGTGGTGATCCTTGCGGCTGGCAAAGGCACACGCATGTACTCCGATCTTCCCAAAGTGCTGCATACTCTTGCAGGTAAAGCGATGGTGCAGCATGTCATTGATGCTGCTACGAAATTGGGTGCGGATCATGTTCATCTCGTATACGGCCACGGTGGCGAACTGCTTAAACAGCGCCTCGTAGACGACAAACTTAACTGGGTGCTGCAAGCGGAACAGCTCGGCACCGGTCACGCCATGCAGCAGGCGGCGCCCTTCTTTGCTGACGATGAAGATATTTTAATGCTCTACGGTGATGTACCACTGATCTCCGTCGAGACGCTTGAGCGCCTGCGTGAAGCCAAACCGCAGGGCGGCATCGGACTGCTTACCGTTAAACTCGACGATCCGACCGGTTATGGCCGCATTACCCGTGAAAACGGCGTGGTCACCGGCATCGTTGAGCAGAAAGACGCCACTGAAGCCCAGCGGCAGATTAATGAGATTAACACCGGCATTCTGATCGCCAACGGCGCGGATCTGAAGCGCTGGCTCGCTAAGCTGACCAATAATAATGCGCAGGGTGAATACTACATCACTGACATTATCAGCCTGGCTTATCACGAAGGGCGTGAAATTGCCGCCGTTCACCCGCAGCGCTTAAGCGAAGTGGAAGGGGTAAATAACCGCCTGCAACTTTCGCGTCTCGAGCGTGCGTACCAGGCTGAACAGGCAGAGAAGCTGCTGCTGGCAGGTGTGATGTTGCGCGATCCGGCACGTTTCGATCTGCGCGGCACTCTCTCTCATGGCCGCGATATTGAGATCGACACCAATGTCATCATTGAGGGCAACGTTACGTTGGGTAATCGCGTGAAAATCGGCGCAGGCGTGATCCTGAAGAACTGCGTGATTGGTGATGATTGCGAGATCAGCCCCTACAGCGTAGTGGAAGATGCCCGCCTCGACGTGGAGTGCACCATCGGCCCGTTTGCCCGTTTACGTCCGGGCGCAGAGCTGCTGGCTGGCGCGCACGTGGGTAACTTCGTTGAGATGAAAAAAGCGCGTCTCGGCAAAGGCTCAAAAGCGGGTCACCTGACTTACCTCGGCGACGCGGAGATTGGCGATAACGTTAACGTCGGCGCAGGGGTGATTACCTGCAACTACGACGGTGCCAATAAATTCAAAACCATCATTGGCGATGATGTGTTTGTCGGCTCCGATACGCAGCTGGTGGCACCAGTCACGGTTGCCAAAGGCGCGACCATCGCTGCTGGTACCACCGTTACCCGCGATATCGCCGAAAACGAGCTGGTATTAAGCCGTGTGCCGCAGGTGCACAAGCAGGGCTGGCAACGCCCGGTGAAGAAGAAGTAA
- the atpA gene encoding F0F1 ATP synthase subunit alpha encodes MQLNSTEISELIKQRIAQFSVVSEAHNEGTIVSVSDGVIRIHGLADCMQGEMISLPGNRYAIALNLERDSVGAVVMGPYADLAEGMKVKCTGRILEVPVGRGLLGRVVNTLGAPIDGKGPVDNDGFSPIEVIAPGVIDRQSVDQPVQTGYKSVDAMIPIGRGQRELIIGDRQTGKTAMAIDAIINQRDSGIKCVYVAIGQKASTIANVVRKLEEHGALSNTIVVVATASESAALQYLAPYAGCAMGEYFRDRGEDALIVYDDLSKQAVAYRQVSLLLRRPPGREAFPGDVFYLHSRLLERASRVNAEYVENFTKGEVKGKTGSLTALPIIETQAGDVSAFVPTNVISITDGQIFLETNLFNSGIRPAVNPGISVSRVGGAAQTKIIKKLSGGIRTALAQYRELAAFSQFASDLDEATRKQLSHGQKVTELLKQKQYAPMSVAQQGLVLFAAERGYLEDVELAKIGSFEAALLAYVDREHAPLMQEINQSGGYNDEIEGKLKGILDSFKATQSW; translated from the coding sequence ATGCAACTGAATTCCACCGAAATCAGCGAACTGATCAAGCAGCGCATTGCTCAGTTCAGTGTTGTGAGTGAAGCTCACAACGAAGGTACTATTGTTTCTGTAAGCGACGGTGTTATCCGCATCCACGGCCTGGCCGACTGTATGCAGGGCGAGATGATTTCTCTGCCGGGTAACCGTTACGCTATCGCACTGAACCTGGAGCGCGACTCCGTAGGTGCAGTTGTGATGGGTCCGTACGCTGACCTCGCCGAAGGCATGAAGGTCAAATGTACTGGCCGTATTCTTGAAGTTCCGGTTGGCCGTGGCCTGCTGGGTCGTGTGGTGAACACCCTGGGTGCGCCAATCGACGGTAAAGGTCCGGTTGATAACGATGGCTTCTCGCCAATCGAAGTTATCGCACCGGGCGTTATCGATCGTCAGTCCGTCGACCAGCCGGTTCAGACCGGTTACAAATCCGTCGACGCCATGATCCCAATCGGTCGTGGTCAGCGTGAGCTGATCATCGGCGACCGTCAGACCGGTAAAACGGCGATGGCTATCGACGCCATCATCAACCAGCGCGACTCAGGCATCAAATGTGTGTACGTGGCCATCGGCCAGAAAGCGTCCACCATTGCTAACGTGGTTCGTAAACTGGAAGAGCACGGCGCACTGTCCAACACCATCGTTGTTGTGGCAACTGCCTCTGAATCCGCTGCACTGCAATACCTGGCGCCGTATGCCGGTTGCGCTATGGGCGAATACTTCCGTGACCGCGGTGAAGATGCGCTGATCGTATACGATGACCTGTCTAAACAGGCCGTTGCTTACCGTCAGGTTTCCCTGCTGCTCCGTCGTCCGCCAGGACGTGAAGCGTTCCCGGGCGACGTATTTTACCTCCACTCCCGTCTGCTGGAGCGCGCATCCCGCGTAAACGCGGAATACGTAGAGAACTTCACCAAAGGTGAAGTGAAAGGTAAAACCGGCTCCCTGACTGCCCTGCCGATTATCGAAACGCAGGCAGGTGACGTTTCCGCGTTCGTTCCGACCAACGTAATCTCCATTACCGATGGTCAGATCTTCCTGGAAACCAACCTGTTTAACTCCGGTATTCGTCCGGCGGTTAACCCGGGTATCTCCGTATCCCGTGTGGGTGGTGCAGCGCAGACCAAGATCATCAAGAAACTGTCCGGTGGTATTCGTACCGCGCTGGCACAGTATCGTGAGCTGGCGGCGTTCTCTCAGTTCGCATCCGATCTGGACGAAGCAACCCGTAAACAGCTGAGCCACGGTCAGAAAGTGACCGAGCTGCTGAAACAGAAACAGTATGCCCCTATGTCTGTTGCACAACAGGGCCTGGTGCTGTTCGCGGCTGAACGCGGTTACCTCGAAGATGTGGAACTGGCGAAAATCGGTAGCTTCGAAGCCGCTCTGCTGGCGTACGTTGACCGTGAACACGCTCCGCTGATGCAAGAGATCAACCAGTCCGGTGGCTATAACGACGAAATCGAAGGCAAGCTGAAAGGCATCCTCGATTCCTTCAAAGCAACCCAGTCCTGGTAA
- a CDS encoding F0F1 ATP synthase subunit epsilon — MAMTYHLDVVSAEQQMFSGLVEKIQVTGSEGELGVFPGHAPLLTAIKPGMIRIVKQFGHEEFIYLSGGILEVQPGSVTVLADTAIRGQDLDEARALEAKRKAEEHIKGSHGDVDYAQASAELAKAIAKLRVIELTKKAM; from the coding sequence ATGGCAATGACTTACCACCTGGATGTCGTCAGCGCAGAGCAACAGATGTTCTCTGGTCTGGTCGAGAAAATCCAGGTAACGGGCAGTGAAGGTGAACTGGGTGTTTTCCCGGGTCACGCACCGCTGCTCACCGCCATTAAGCCTGGTATGATCCGCATCGTTAAACAGTTCGGTCATGAAGAGTTTATCTATCTGTCCGGCGGCATTCTCGAAGTGCAGCCTGGCAGCGTGACCGTTCTGGCTGATACAGCAATTCGTGGCCAGGATCTCGACGAAGCGCGAGCTCTGGAAGCGAAGCGTAAAGCAGAAGAGCACATTAAAGGCTCTCACGGTGACGTGGATTACGCTCAGGCGTCTGCAGAGCTGGCGAAAGCTATCGCGAAACTGCGTGTTATCGAGTTGACGAAGAAAGCGATGTAA